A window of the Euzebya pacifica genome harbors these coding sequences:
- a CDS encoding putative bifunctional diguanylate cyclase/phosphodiesterase gives MGRVHLERLVVARLVVAWVELARVELARLVVARPGLGMSMTAGAGRATTPRAAQRIWLGCAPVAAPLLAATALWGPRSASWTQLWQAAALAAVVAVCERWVSITVRTGTQSHSLTLSEAPLLIGLFLLPVPLLVGARIAGMVVANQVLRRQEGYKTALNVTQTWTETLIAAGLTAVVTGLALGVHVELLVAAAVVGLVVNIVGVVFMTVAVSSTAGHLVLGPARRAVWTGLVPAITSALVGAAAVALWAVSPVLVLAPAMLSVVLTVAYRSWLELVEANASHARLLTFTKAVAAAGDLDATIDTIVQETRTLLSPRHVAVRLPTSSDESAAWVGVDAATAAELDLLLEHEGNDGATVPPADEETLFVPLDTGWIAVSLERDSIRPHDRRTVGMLATHATVVVQNIRSADSLRDQAAEARHRANHDALTGLPNRQSLLTAIVEADLRGRAFGVLLLDLNDFKKVNDALGHHAGDQVLTELTRRVAPIAEDVRVFARLGGDEFAAVVEGDVSRCTLVAERLHLLIGRTTSVDGYDVATSASIGVALAPEHGSDPSTLLKHAELAMYGAKQRGCGTHVYGIESGGRALRDLKVSSGFRMALDRGEIDVVFQPIIDLESGRVAAVEALTRWSHPELGVIRPDEFIAAAEQNGMVTDLTRHVLHASLQWQRLWAAAGIDLQVAVNISARSLVDDQLADMVCSALSRHRVPANRLTLELTESSVVSDPSITIATLRRLRALGVRLAVDDFGTGYSSLAYLRELPVDEVKIDKSFVIPLVEELHTPPLLSGIINLCREMGFELVGEGIENATVQRKLTDMGCSRGQGFHIARPMDGADLLDWQARWRDDRHLSIVL, from the coding sequence GTGGGACGGGTCCACCTGGAACGGCTGGTCGTGGCACGGCTGGTCGTGGCATGGGTGGAGCTGGCACGGGTGGAGCTGGCACGGCTGGTCGTGGCACGCCCAGGGCTGGGAATGAGCATGACGGCAGGTGCCGGCCGCGCGACCACCCCGCGGGCCGCCCAACGCATCTGGCTGGGCTGCGCCCCCGTGGCCGCGCCCCTGCTGGCCGCGACGGCGCTGTGGGGGCCACGGTCTGCATCGTGGACCCAGCTGTGGCAGGCCGCCGCGCTCGCTGCCGTGGTGGCGGTCTGCGAACGGTGGGTCTCCATCACCGTTCGCACCGGGACGCAGAGCCACTCCCTGACGCTCAGCGAGGCTCCGCTGCTGATCGGCCTGTTCCTGCTGCCCGTCCCCCTCCTCGTGGGTGCCCGCATCGCCGGCATGGTCGTGGCCAACCAGGTCCTGCGACGCCAGGAGGGCTACAAGACGGCCCTCAACGTCACGCAGACCTGGACCGAGACGCTGATCGCCGCCGGCCTCACCGCCGTGGTGACCGGGCTCGCCCTCGGGGTTCACGTCGAGCTCCTGGTCGCTGCCGCGGTCGTCGGCCTCGTCGTCAACATCGTCGGCGTGGTGTTCATGACCGTGGCGGTCTCCAGCACTGCGGGCCACCTGGTCCTCGGGCCGGCACGGCGTGCGGTCTGGACCGGCCTCGTCCCCGCGATCACGTCGGCGCTCGTGGGCGCCGCCGCGGTGGCGCTGTGGGCCGTGTCGCCCGTGCTCGTCCTCGCCCCGGCCATGCTGTCGGTGGTGCTGACCGTGGCCTACCGTTCGTGGTTGGAGCTGGTGGAGGCCAACGCCTCGCACGCCCGCCTGCTGACCTTCACCAAGGCGGTGGCGGCAGCAGGCGACCTCGACGCCACGATCGACACCATCGTGCAGGAGACGCGCACGCTGCTGTCCCCACGCCATGTCGCGGTCCGGCTGCCGACGTCCAGCGACGAGTCCGCTGCATGGGTCGGGGTGGACGCGGCCACCGCGGCCGAGCTGGACCTGCTGCTCGAGCACGAAGGCAACGACGGGGCGACAGTGCCCCCGGCAGACGAAGAAACGCTCTTCGTGCCGCTCGACACCGGCTGGATCGCGGTGTCGCTGGAGCGCGACAGCATCCGTCCCCACGACCGCCGCACCGTCGGCATGCTCGCCACGCACGCCACCGTCGTGGTGCAGAACATCCGGTCCGCGGACTCGCTGCGGGACCAAGCAGCGGAGGCGCGGCACCGCGCCAACCACGATGCCCTGACCGGCCTTCCCAACCGCCAGTCGTTGTTGACCGCGATCGTCGAGGCGGACCTGCGCGGCCGTGCCTTCGGTGTGCTGCTGCTGGACCTCAACGACTTCAAGAAGGTCAACGACGCGCTGGGGCACCACGCCGGCGACCAGGTCCTGACCGAGCTCACCCGCCGGGTCGCCCCCATCGCCGAGGACGTGCGCGTGTTCGCACGACTCGGTGGTGACGAGTTCGCGGCCGTGGTCGAGGGCGATGTCAGCCGATGCACCCTCGTCGCCGAACGGCTGCACCTGCTGATCGGTCGGACCACCAGCGTCGACGGCTACGACGTCGCCACGAGCGCCAGCATCGGGGTTGCCCTGGCCCCCGAGCACGGATCGGACCCGTCGACGCTGCTCAAGCACGCGGAGCTTGCGATGTACGGCGCGAAGCAGCGGGGCTGCGGGACGCATGTGTACGGCATCGAGTCCGGCGGACGGGCGCTGCGGGACCTCAAGGTCAGCAGCGGCTTCCGCATGGCGCTGGACCGAGGCGAGATCGACGTCGTGTTCCAGCCGATCATCGACCTCGAGAGCGGGCGGGTCGCCGCCGTCGAGGCCCTGACCCGCTGGAGCCACCCGGAGCTCGGGGTCATCCGGCCCGACGAGTTCATCGCCGCTGCCGAGCAGAACGGCATGGTGACCGACCTGACCCGCCATGTCCTCCACGCCTCGCTGCAGTGGCAACGGCTGTGGGCCGCCGCGGGTATCGACCTGCAGGTCGCGGTCAACATCAGCGCCCGCTCCCTGGTCGACGACCAGCTGGCCGACATGGTCTGCAGCGCCCTGTCCCGCCACCGCGTGCCAGCCAACCGCCTGACCCTGGAGCTCACCGAGTCCAGCGTCGTCAGCGACCCGAGCATCACCATCGCGACTCTCCGCCGGTTGCGGGCCCTCGGCGTGCGGCTCGCCGTCGACGACTTCGGCACCGGGTACTCCAGCCTGGCCTACCTGCGGGAGCTGCCCGTCGACGAGGTGAAGATCGACAAGTCCTTCGTGATCCCGCTGGTCGAGGAGCTGCACACGCCCCCGCTGCTGTCGGGGATCATCAACCTCTGCCGCGAGATGGGCTTCGAGCTCGTTGGCGAGGGCATCGAGAACGCGACGGTGCAGCGCAAGCTGACCGACATGGGCTGCTCCCGTGGGCAGGGCTTCCACATCGCCCGGCCGATGGACGGCGCGGACCTGCTGGACTGGCAGGCGCGCTGGCGAGACGACCGGCATCTCAGCATCGTCCTGTGA
- a CDS encoding S8 family serine peptidase encodes MSRLRILVVSVVTVAMLATSIGPAAAIGLGISISLPGVDLAVDLEGLDISLGLDLSAEELAWGGGGPTATMAHVAEAIGADDLHTDGITGAGVGIAIIDTGVADVAGLEDTLRGPDLSLDAPVEGHYGVDDYGHGTHLAGLIASDRPDARGIAPDASLLSLKVGAGNGAVDVSQTVAAIDWVVQHRDEHDIRVLVLAYGTDGTQDPQLDPLSHAVEVAWDHGIAVVVAVGNHGESSDPVVNPATNPNVIAVGAVDTRATTTTLDDRVPAFSAPGTAERRPDVFAPGVGIESLGAPGGYLDQTYPAARRDGQLFRGNGSSQAAAIVGGAAALLLQARPDLSPDDVKAVLARSATRLDNMLTGQGVIDLPRAVATPAVLTGQDHPASTGTGSLEAARGSTHLGEADDLLAGEVDVFGQPFDSSAWAQAAAAGTSWQDGVWNGTRWAGTDWADGHLVAVPWDGSTWNGWSWHGWSWHGWSWHGWSWHGWSWHAQGWE; translated from the coding sequence ATGAGCCGTCTGCGCATCCTCGTCGTCTCCGTCGTCACCGTCGCCATGCTCGCGACGTCGATCGGACCAGCTGCAGCGATCGGCCTGGGGATCAGCATCTCGCTGCCCGGGGTCGACCTGGCGGTGGACCTGGAGGGGCTCGACATCTCCCTCGGCCTCGACCTCTCCGCGGAGGAGCTGGCCTGGGGCGGCGGCGGCCCGACGGCAACCATGGCCCACGTGGCCGAGGCGATCGGCGCAGACGACCTCCACACCGACGGCATCACCGGAGCGGGCGTCGGCATCGCCATCATCGACACCGGCGTCGCCGACGTGGCCGGCCTGGAAGACACCCTCCGCGGCCCGGACCTGTCGCTCGACGCACCGGTCGAGGGTCACTACGGCGTCGACGACTACGGCCACGGCACCCACCTCGCCGGCCTGATCGCATCGGACCGTCCCGACGCCCGCGGCATCGCCCCCGACGCCTCGCTGCTGTCGCTCAAGGTCGGGGCCGGCAACGGGGCGGTCGATGTCTCGCAGACGGTCGCCGCCATCGACTGGGTCGTGCAGCACCGTGACGAGCACGACATCCGCGTCCTGGTCCTGGCCTACGGCACCGACGGGACCCAGGACCCGCAGCTGGACCCCCTGTCGCACGCCGTCGAGGTCGCCTGGGACCACGGTATCGCCGTCGTGGTGGCCGTCGGCAACCACGGCGAGTCCAGCGACCCGGTGGTCAACCCGGCCACGAACCCCAACGTGATCGCCGTCGGCGCGGTCGACACCCGGGCCACGACGACGACGCTGGACGACCGCGTGCCGGCGTTCTCGGCCCCCGGTACGGCCGAGCGACGCCCCGACGTGTTCGCCCCCGGGGTGGGCATCGAGTCCCTCGGTGCACCCGGCGGCTACCTCGACCAGACCTACCCAGCCGCACGGCGTGATGGCCAGCTCTTCCGCGGCAACGGCAGCTCCCAGGCCGCGGCGATCGTCGGCGGAGCCGCCGCGCTGTTGCTGCAGGCCCGCCCGGACCTGTCCCCCGACGACGTCAAGGCGGTGCTGGCCCGCAGCGCCACCCGTCTGGACAACATGCTGACCGGCCAGGGCGTGATCGACCTGCCCCGCGCCGTGGCCACCCCCGCGGTGCTGACCGGGCAGGACCACCCGGCATCGACCGGGACCGGGTCCCTGGAGGCGGCCCGTGGCAGCACCCACCTCGGAGAGGCCGACGACCTGCTGGCCGGTGAGGTCGACGTGTTCGGCCAGCCGTTCGACAGCAGCGCATGGGCACAGGCGGCAGCTGCGGGCACCAGCTGGCAGGACGGCGTCTGGAACGGCACGCGCTGGGCGGGCACCGACTGGGCTGACGGCCACCTCGTCGCCGTCCCGTGGGACGGGTCCACCTGGAACGGCTGGTCGTGGCACGGCTGGTCGTGGCATGGGTGGAGCTGGCACGGGTGGAGCTGGCACGGCTGGTCGTGGCACGCCCAGGGCTGGGAATGA